The genomic segment aagtataaaaatttattttagatacaaatttatatctttatttctatttttttaaccaattacggttttttcttttcatatctcTTTGCTGCCCTATCCACTAACTGAATGCAACCTGGGTTAATTCCTGAAGGGAAAAGGTGAGACCTAACAAGAGGGATActgatttttcatttcatcccAATTAATTGGTCAATTGAATTTTGACCAGAGGTTAAAATGGCCCGTGAAGCATGATGTAAAGGCAAACGTGCTAGTATGCATGCATATCAGGAGTCTTTTTTACAACATCCATATCATTTACGAATAAAAGTAAAAGTTGTCGGTATTTTATGGTTTATCAAGATATAGATTACTATATATTGaaacagtataaaaataaatttttttttactaaaaaaactgattaatcATGCGATCCaggataaaattgttttttttataggatatattgaaaaaataattgaaaacaaaatgatgCATTCAGTTTTTTTACTACAATACAAATACTAATTCACCTTTCAAGGCACATAATTTAAATCTTTGAGtgactgtttctttttttttttaaaaaaagaaaatagtcaAGTTATGGTCATGCTCttggaagggaaaaaatataCTTGTATTGAGAGGcttccttatctttttttttttgaacagtaCAGATATAAAATTACCCtttagttttggaaaaaaaactaaggttgCATATAagacttttcatatttttttgtctaGTTTTGTGGTAAATCTCAACTGGAATCAAGAGTAATTAGGtgtgtatattaaaaaatgattggCACATGTTTTGCATGCATTAACAAGTGGGTGTCGCCAACACCCTTCGGATGGCGTATGCAGTACCCAAACAGCACTGAACATCGCCTTTCGAGGTGGCGTTTGATGAGCCTTGCCACCCTATCATGGTGGTGAGGCATGTGTCGAGACGGCACACGAAGGAGCTTTGACCGAAGGTttttccctccctccctctcctctctcctcctAGAAAATCATATTGGCcactacaaaaaaataagaaagtctATCAGTTTgtttattaagtcaaattaggtcctcattcttttgattgcaatgtatttggtcttgaatcatttattgagttaatttatattttcaatttcatcccttcagacttgatttttatataagattggatcctcgttcttttaattgcaatgtaTTTGATCTTAAATCATtaataaggtttttttctttcaaattcatccatttaaacttgatttttatattagatatggtacacattattttaattatgatgtatttggtcttgaatcttttattgaattaatttatctttaaatttcatctattgatattttatttttatatcaaatatggtcttcattcttttgattgttatttatagttgttcttatccttttcttgattgaaattgtttttcaatttcatcccttatgatttggttttgtttttatttttatgtcaaatttggttctctttctttttaaatctatattttttaaattattttttttttcaaatttatccctaattatttaggtttattagaaatgttatattattatttttttgagtttgacTTTCATGTTATGATCCTGCTTCATGAACCATCTCACGAGGGAAAAGATGAGACCTAACAAGAGGGATACTGATTCTTCATTTCATCCTAATTAATTGGTCAATTGAATTTTGATCAGAGGGAAAAATGGCCCGTGAAGCATGATGTAAAGGCAAACGTGCTAGTATGTATGCATATCAGGAGgggaaattttgttttgatgagAAATCAGTCgtatattttcttcaaaatccatatcatttacaaaaaaactaaaagttgtTGGTATTTTACAGTTTATCAAGATATAGATTACTATACATttgaaacaatataaaaataaatttgtttttactaaaaaaactaactaagCATGCAATCGAGGATAGGATTGTCTTTTTCATGAGATATATAtaccattgaaaaaataattgggaACAAAATggtccatttattttttttactacaatACAAATACTAATTCACCTTTCAAGACACATAATTTAAATCTTTGGTTgagggctttttttttaaaaaaaaaaacagtcaagTTATGGTCATGCCCTTGGGAGGGAAAAAATATACTTGTATTGAGGGGCttccttgtcttttttttaatagtacaaacataaaattaccctttagttttgaaaaaaaacctaaggTTGCATATAAGGATGTTTTCATATCTTTTTGTATGGTTTTGTTGTAAATCTCAATTGGGATCAAGGGTAACTAAGTGGATGTGTGTATTCAAAAGTGATTGGCGCGTGCTTTGCACGCATTAGCAAGTGGGTGTCCCCTGCATCCTTCGGATGGCGTGTGCGGTGCCCAAACAGCACTGAACATCGCCTTTCGGGCGGCGTTTGATGAGCCTCACCACCCTATCATAGTGGTGAGGCGTGTGTGCCGAGACGACACACAAAGGAGCTCCGACCGAAGGTttttccctccctccctctttctCTTAGAAAATCATACTgaccattgcaaaaaaaataaaattctatcaGTTTgtttattaagtcaaattagatctttattcttttgattgcaatgtatttggtcttgaataatttattgagttaatttgttttttcaatttcatcacttcaaacttaatttttttatcagaattgatctttttttttaattgtaatgtatttgatcttgaatcatttataatgttttttttctttcaaattcatccatttacacttgattttatattagatttggtacacattattttaattatgatgtatttggtcttgaatcttttattgaattaatttatctttgaatGTCATctattgacattttatttttatataaaatatggtCCTtactctttttattgttatttatagttgttcttatcattttcttaactgaaattgtttttcaatctcatcccttatgatttgattttgtttttatttctgtgtcaaatttggttctctttctttttaaatctatattttttaaatcatttttttttaaattatccctAATTATTTAGGTTCATTAGAaattttacattattattttcttaggtTTGACTTTTATGTTGTGATCCGGTTTCATAATCCATGTCATAAGTTATGAAGGTGAGGTCGGGTtagcttcaattattttttattatttttaaaaaatctcattcATCATCATTGAGTTCGTTGAAAATtggtattctttgttttttttaattcatttgttaaatgattttttttttcaattgtgccctataattcaaattttttgtttttcctgtcaattattttctttcaaataaggTCATTATTCCCTtaatttctatttctttatcctttattttttttcaacatttaacattttatttattgggaTTTGGTCTCCTAGGTTTTTTCCATTGTTTATAAGCCCTACGTGGAAGTCAATCTAGGACAATTATCGAGTTATAGGTTGAGTGGATTGACTCGAGTTAACCTAAGTcaaccgaattttttttttaaatcaaaatgataccattttaggaagaaaaaggaaaatagttAACGGGTTTTAACTGAATTTTTCTCGGGTTAACCATAacatgggtcaacccgggtttTAGATCGTCttatacttaattaattctcccccaatttcttttgaaactcTGCCTAATCAAGCcaagttttaaaatagtttttttcagATGCGATGCTTTCAGTTTAGTTAATATCtagggtcacgagtttgaaaaatttACATGAGTTGATATCGTTTTCTTTCTCGATTATATCATTTGAAGttgttcatttaaaaaaaagcgtcatttttttcttcgattttgttttcaattaggTTATTGTTATCTTATTATCTAGGTGAAAGGTTTATACGGGTggcttagaaattttttttttaggcttaggttttttttttaagtcactttattatccttttttattttcctttaaaattcaattctttttaaaattaaactttttttttcttgttttacctTCTATTGGATTATCTTATCCACGTGATCCTACTTGCAGGTTTTGATAACCTCACTTAGTTTTACTGGTGCTTTGTTTTTTAGtactttttttcattgattttttttctcgatttcatcCTTCTGTATTTTGATTCTTGAGAATTgatgatcattattttttttagtctttttttatgatcttgggtcgtgaattttttttttcgttctttaaaatacaataaaaacatttgagcatcatttttttatgttaccaAAAAATTTGTCCAACTTGCATTTTTCATTTGTAATTTCCgatggaatagaaaaataaaaaaacaattaaaatcctATTGgtaatttgacatgttaataatgttgatgaaattttcatcgatgattttaaatgaattaaaacccGACAGTTCTTCCCCTcttatttcttcattttcttttcttaaaaaaaaaaccagcagcGACCCCTCTTTAAATTCTGGTAGCCCTCTTGCAAATCTAACCACCCAACCTGATGaaattttcattgatgattttaaatgaattaaaactcGACAGTTCTACCcccctttcttcattttctttttttaaaaaacccagCAGCAGCCCCCTCATTAAACTCTGGTAGCCCTTTTGCAAATCCAACCACTCAACCTACCTGCGTCGACTGATATTTGTCAATAGCATTAGCTTTCATCTATTGGTTTCATTTATTATCAAGTTTCACACCACCAAGTTAGGAAACCcacccattttttttataaatcatttatGTTTTAAGTTCATTTATTGAAGTTTGTTTATAGTATTTGTTGTTTGCTTATATATTTAAGAGTTTTACATCTTTTCCCTAgataattttgttgtattaatgcatgatttgtatgttaaggtttgtttgggatttgggggaaattgattttatttgtcgtttgatgaaattgagtttgattttgtaacttaggtgtgttataattgaagaaataataagTAATTTAATGAGtgccaattatattttatcaattttattgttaagttgaagatttgaagaaaattgatttttgtagaattgataataattaaaatgttctaattttgattgaataagtttgaattgaaaaaaaaaagatggataatcaatattggttatttttttgtttatttttttgtttattttacattttgataGAAAATGGAATTTGTGTAGAATTGATAAAGAGTTATTGGgttgcaaatttatttttaataaaacgttgtcatcaatattctatatagattTTATATGTAATAGATGATCGTTCTTGAATGTATTGATATTCAAAAGAATGGTTGTATAGGAAAAATTATCTTCAAGGGTCtggggttttattaattttatactttttaatccaaaaataattagtGGGGATGAAATTAGATGTTCATGTGCGtaatgtaaacataaaatttttcactataaaaatattatgacgATGCATCTACTTAAAAAGGTTTGTCGAGAAATACTTATGGTCGCTTGCACATGAAGAACCCTACGTTTTTTACAAAACCATGTTAGAAATGATGATTGACTCAACTTCAACTTCTAGCAACATATAAGAGGTTGTAGATAataatagtaatccttataggaatatggtGATGAATGTAACAAGAATGGATTAGGATTATTTAGGTGAAGATTCACATGACATCTCTTTAGATGAAGAATCAAATATAGATgtaactaagttttttttttaacttctgaAAGATTCTAATAAACCTTTAAGGGATGGGTGCACAACTCACAGTATATAAATGATCATTGCATAAGTATTTACCATCAAGTCAAAATTTGGGTTGAGTGAGACCTATTATAATCAGATCTTTAAATGAGCAAAAAATATGTTACTTGAAGGGAATAGGTTGAAAGATAACTTATATGCTGCAAAATACAAGATGAAACCTCTTGACCTAGGATACCAAAAAACTATTGTGTCTAAAATTTTGCATGGTAAATACAGTGAATATGTAAGTTTTATTGAGTGCAAAACTTATCAGTATGCTCAGTATAAAACCAATAATGGTAAATAAAGGACACTTATCacatacaaaaaattaagataCTTCACAATTACTCATAGATTGCCAaggttaattttatctttaaagatTATTAAGCATATGACATGACACCATTCACATGATAAGATGAATGGAATCATGGTGCACCTTTCCGATGATGAAGCACCAACAAAGATTAGTCactttttagatatattttttcaagcaaaTTACATACCCAACACATAAAGCAACTTGAAATAAATATCATTGAGATcatttataaacttaaaatgATCTTTTATCTCTCTTTCTTCGACTCAATAGAGCATTTGTCCATTCATTTTGCGTATGAAGTAAAAGTTAAAAGTCATGTATAGTATaaatggatgtatccattcgagagatTGGGTTTACGTGCATCCTAAATAATTGTCCactatctttttaaaaacatttagttaTTCATGTCTAATTATTTGCATACATGAACTCCTTCCTTTGGAAAAGATCATAATAGAGTTAATTGGTTATCcattataaaaaccgaacctaGGAGTCAAGTCCAAATTGTTAAAGGTGGTAACAATGATTTGATTAGGAGAGATGATATCTTTCAAATAGATAAGTTAATTGATCAATATTGAGTTACTTTATATATTAAgttagaaaattcaaatttttatgtcaCTGAGAATACTGATAttgatattaatgttgatgagtTGAATGTAATATCAAGTAACAATGAATATTGAAAAGTGGATGATGATGAGATCCACcttgaattcaaaaaaatattaggtttgatttagatttgatgttttattgtgtaataaaactaaaattatgtaAGATATTAGGTTGGCTATGAGAttataacaactaaaaaaaatagtgaaagcaATAATAGAATCGGTGATGAAGTGGTCCATTCGATCAGCATTTCTTATTGTAATTTTGCACCcattttgttgaaaattaaattacataaggTTTGGGTATTTTGAATGGAATCAACAACTAAAAATTTTATCggaaattaattttgatggaTATGGTAACTGAAAATaacctataattttattttttatgaataatttgtcAGTATTCCATCGATATTGGAATTACTGGCTGAATGATAATCCCCAATGAAAAACTTGCTAGCTAGAGGTTTCATTGAAagttaaaatattaacaaaataacaatcCTCATAAAAAATTTCTATCGGAATTCAATcagcaattaaaatatatatggatttgtttcatgattttaaccGAAAAAGCTGACTCTGATGTTTGGATTAGACGAGCTGACCACGTCAAGTACAGTTACCTCCCACTACCTCAATCTCCATCCTAAGTAACTAATTCTTGCTCATCTCTACCATCCCCACGAATCCCATTACTAGAGCTCCAAGCGCAACTCCCAAGACACATTCACATATAAACCACCAAGTTCTCCTTTCTGTTCAGTATATTCATTTTCCTATAGTTTCAGTTCACAGCAAGATAGTTTCTGTAGCAATTGGCTTCCTGTTACGCCATGAGTTCTTCCAAGCAAATGTCGCTGTTGTTGATGAGcattctctcttctcttctataCTTGTCGGTCTCTTCCTTTGAATACGAAATTGGTGCTAACGAAGGTTGGGTTGTCCCTCCCGCCAATGATACCAGAATCTACAATGACTGGGCCTCAGAGAACCGATTCCAAGTTGATGATACAATTCGTAAGTTCACACacaaagaaatgaaattcaCCTTTTCCTTTAATTTCCTTGGTGTTCATCACCATTTCTTGTGCAGGTTTCAAGTACAGGAAGGACTCCGTCATGGAGGTCAGTGTAGAGGATTACAAGAAGTGCAACTCCAGTCACCCCAACTTCTTCTCCAACACTGGCAACACTGTTTACCATCTTAACCATTCGGGGTATTTCTACTTCATGAGTGGGGTTTCTGGACACTGTGAGAGGGGACAGAGGATGATCATCAAGGTTATTTCAAGTGACCAAGAGACTAATTCTGGTGGCGAAAAATCTTCTGCTTCTCCTTCTTCACCAGTGTTATCTTCCGGTGTCTTTAAAGCGCTGTTATCTCAACTTGCAATGTCCTACGTTGCTTCATATGTCTTCAACTAATTCAATAGTTAACTAGTATTTACCAGTAAACATGTTTGTTCTTTTGGTGGGTTTTAGGTTTCTTTCAGGTCTGTGGTCTGGTCAGATTTCTCTGTCTGTTTGAATGtgggattttttttgaaattagtaTGATTTTATGttgttcattaattaatttttggatCTTTTTATGATGGGTGATAGCACATTTTTATGAACATTCAATCATCAATTAATCCATCttctcttgaaaaaatataaccatGCAAGGCATGAATAATCAAAATCTAGTTATtcccttgaaaaatattttttaggatcATGAAACCATAgtactaactaactaactagaCTTTCTAAAAACACCTCGTATGTTGTAACTTAATtcgaataattaaatattattgtttttatatataaaaaaccacaCAAATCGGTGGTAGTGATAGTAGTAAGATGCAAAACAAGAGTATCGTCATTTATCAGCTGTGCTGAGGGTTTCTTCATTATCTGCATTCTGCCCATGTCCACCCGCGCAAGCGTTACTCTCTTACAATTACAAGAACAACAAAAGCATGGCCATCTATTACAAGACTAGCCTAAATGCCTGAAGTTCATCCCATGCTTCTGTCCTAGAATGGAGCCCgtgtcttttctttctttgttttttgtatctttttttttttttttttttgataaggaTATCTTCAGATTAACTTGCATGTTAATCATTactagatatatttttagtgattttgaGACACTTTCTCtgcatttatattaaaaacaaactataaaattttaactcaaaaaataaaataaaaataaaacattattttaatcatCAACCCAATCTATAGGGTTGAACCCATAAATTAAATAGATACAAACTATACAAGAAAGCTAGTTTTAATTGATGTATATTACTGCATTTTGTGAATATAATAGTAAATAGCTATTGTAGCAGGGAGtacttttcaaaatcatttttttatttaattatatcagaattaaaatagatattcataattaaaatagatattcaaaagaaaaaaagtgaataagattatagaggaaaaatatattttttagtccaaatttttttattttatataatttttttgttttttgttttgacgaTAACATGTCTTTTCTATTAACAacataatttattgaataagaaataattttagctgaaaatactattcaaaaaaattctaatgatttgaattaaagagtaaaaatgtgtctttttaattaaaaaaatatctttttttaattcatgtattttttttctgaacatatttttttataaaaatatcatgttttaaataaaacttacTATGATAAGGAAAGcaggttttaataaataaatttgagaaaattatataaaaaaattataataaaaattaaaaaataaataaatattttatcccAGTTGAATACCaataagaaattgttttttctcccaaaaaaatgtatattgaattaatacataattatttataaagtaattataaatattatcataaaagctctaatcttttaaaaaagcatgaaataattggataattattttaatacatttatttaaagataatttttttaataaattaaaaaaaaagaaaaaacatgttaagtgatattaaaaaaaaaaaaaaaaaaaaagccaaggaCGTCCACGCTCGGAAGGCTTGCACGCCTGGCGTAAGAGAAAGATCCAAGGGCCTGGAAGTCTAGGGCCACACgcttaactttatttttaattggtggatctctattttttttttaaaaaaaaaaaaaacatttaataagaGTACAAGTCTTTGGATTCTGGAAACCTAAGCTTCAActtatttttacctttaaacACCTTTAAAATACCGTAGAAACCTCCATAAAACCATTTTTAACATGAAAGCAACATTTAATAAGCTTAAAATTCTCAAACCAAATTGGATGAAAACTAAATTCATGAGtcctgatttatttattttttgacatgtttgaagataaaattatctCTATCAAACTTCTCTTTTTCAAACGAACTAATTAACATTAAGACCGAACTTTTAATTACTGGAATGTAGCTACTCGAATACTCTCtatcctcttcttttttctaaccactctttcttctcttttaataACTAGAGATTGAAATGGgacaataatgaaatttaaggttaaaatgtaaatatctaaaaaaaaattaaatttaaaaaataaaaacttcacagatc from the Populus nigra chromosome 1, ddPopNigr1.1, whole genome shotgun sequence genome contains:
- the LOC133696767 gene encoding early nodulin-like protein 21 encodes the protein MSLLLMSILSSLLYLSVSSFEYEIGANEGWVVPPANDTRIYNDWASENRFQVDDTIRFKYRKDSVMEVSVEDYKKCNSSHPNFFSNTGNTVYHLNHSGYFYFMSGVSGHCERGQRMIIKVISSDQETNSGGEKSSASPSSPVLSSGVFKALLSQLAMSYVASYVFN